The genome window TCTTTCTCTTAttctaagaagaagaaaaaaaacaaaaaacaaacaaacaaaaaaaacaacaaacaaacTCTTAAGACACCAAGGAGAAAAAAAGAGTGGAAAGGGAGGGGGTGGGTTCGGGGGTACGCACGCTTAGCGCATGTgctgtattttatgttttgtttttatttttattttgtctttattattaataaaGTTAGTAgatagtttttttattaaaatgcaaCGATCTAAAgtcttttttcattagttttctcttTTATGAATGAGAAAAAACCTAACAATGTGGGCCTAGAAAATGAAAATGCTACAAAACCAATATAGAGTCTAAAATTttacataatttattttaaaaaaataccaTATTATTGaatgtttatttatattatatagtacacttaatttaatttataagaTTTATTACTTAATACCGCCTAGTCTGCTTAGGTACTACATAAACACTTAGGCGATAGGCACCAGCTTGCCGCCGACTAACGCTTAGTGTTTTCTGAAATCTAACAATGATCGAGAACTATGGATATTGAAAgacttcatttcaatttcaatacATAATCTTAATTTGAGTGAAGCAGACGATGTAGGTTGACTGTCTGCAAATCTTTCTTATAGTGACTGAACGAGGACATATGGAAAGAAGGAAGACGGTGGCCTTACGAAGTTAGGATGGTGGCCTTCGGAGTTGGGACCACGAACCGATCCAGACTGTTGCCTCTCTGCAACTTAATCCATGTGACCATCTGCTTCTGCTCCTCTCGATAAACTACATTTCCTACGATGCCCCATAATCTAAGTCTACTCAAAGACCTACTCAAACCTTTTCTGccctttattttttactttcacttttacttttactttatatattttaccaCAAAAACGACgccattttggctattttgtCACACTTGCTTTTCTGATTTCTCTTGTAGATTTCTAGGGTACTGTTTTTGTACAATTGAAGCTTGGAAGGCTACATCTTCGTCTCCATTGCACAAACCAAATCTTGACTTGTCATCGTACTCGACAACCGATGCCACATGCCTATACCCAAATTACCATACCATTTCAATCTGCATGCCTACATTCACAATTCTGCCTACCCATCCAAACGTTCTCTTGGGCACCAGGTGATTGAAGAATGCATAATACCACTTACCATTAGATTTGCTTACGTCATTGGTTGAAATTAAATTTTAGGACATTAAAAACACAGCTATTTATTCTCCAGCTTTGACATCAAGGGTATATGACCGTGAAATCTTTGTTCACCGAGTGACTAACAACATGATTTTAATGCCCAATACATCATACTGCACTAGAAGAGAAAGCAAGATTAAACTCTGGCGTTAACTACAAATTCTTTACCCCTTACAATGAACACCAATTGACTAATTTTTTAAACCCGCAACAGCGCTAATCAATTAGTATGTTACAAACTACAAAGCGTTACAGTGTTTCAGGATACGAAGCGTTAATGTTTTCAATCTCATTCCAGAAGTGCAGAAGGACCTTCTTGTCTCTCTGCGTGTGTGCGCGCTTGTGCGTATGCATGTTGGGTTGGGTGGCTCAGTTGTTAACATAGGTGGCTCCGAGAAGGAACATAAAAACCATTGTCATCAAGAGTAACAACTTCATAGGATTTCTGGTGATTTCATTTGATTCATGTCCTTAACTAATTAGATTGCCAGTTTGATGGTCGACCTACCAAAATTTCAACCGGATGCCGCAGTAATCTAGCAGTCCAATGATGAAGGTCGTCGAAAATGTATAggcaattaaaataaaaagggCTTTGACTGCCGATGCAAACAGGGTCTCCACCATCAAGTTCACCAAACCCGTGAGCAAATTCGCCTGCAAGGGAAGAAGAATCAGATTGTGTTACGCGTGCAGCAAGAGAGAATGGAAGCTTGCAAATGTTGATTAAACCAGACAAACATTTGTTGGTCACCACAAGAAACTTAAAAAAGTTCGTTGTAGTATACCAGAAGAAATGTCCCCAGCAAATTGCGGTTATATGCTTCTTCCAGCACTGAAGTTTTGCTTCCGGGGAGAAAATCAGAGAGAAGAAATATTGCCAACACCTGAAAAATGAGTGACAACTTGAGTTGGAGTTAAACAAAAAAGTGGGAAGTTGTTTGAACTGATTCTTTCTACGGATACTACCGATAAACATATTCTAAataattttctattttaataATCTTATAAACAGAAAATTAAAGCTTCTAAAGACGAGTGAGGATATTTTCAATTACAACGACAATTTCAGAAGGGGTCATGCCAGTTAAATTTTATACATCCAAATCAATAATTTCAGAAGGGAACATGCCatttaaattcaaatcaaaAGAGGAAAAGGGCTTAACCTGTAAATTTACGGCCAAAACCAGTGTAACATAAGCCAGGTTGCACTGCAAAAATGCATACATACTTTAGTTTCCTTAAAAATTACTATTCAAACACGTACAAAATTTGAGTAAAAGCAGAAGTACACATACCATCCGACGGGAAACTCTCTCTACATGGCGGTCTATAATCACAGTTAATAACCTGAAACAGAAAAGAATTTAACACCTTCAGCAACCACCTTATAGCTCCAAGAGAGAGAATAAATTTGACAATAAGACTTGGAGTAGAGAAATACCAAAGGAGAAGTGAAAGTATCCAAACTCTAATTGTTGCCCATTTATTGCTTCCCATTGTAGCAGAGGAATGGTAATTGAATAGAAGAAAGTTTCCCAATTGGACACCAACAAGGTACATGCCCCAATATCCTGGGTATGAAAGCAATAAACTACTTTAAGCAATAAgaagaaaacccaaaaacatcACGATTGAAAGATTATAACTCAGCTTTCTCTCAGTGCTAACCAAATTCATTAGCACTCATAAAAAGACAGGTACTAATGCACAGCAGAAGATGGCAATCTTTCCAGTTATATCACAGATGTTTACAGCCCCCAAATACCCACGATTGGATTATTCAATGAATTACATCATATGACTTTGTTGTTTGAGTTACAGATAACACTAGGAAATATAGAGGTGGGATGAATTGAGCTCAGTGGAAATGGTGATGATAATAACGATGATTAACTTTCAACTTCCATATTTGAAAGGGATACCATTGTAAAAGATATAATTTGTGtattgtattaaaaaaaggcAATTGACATACTTTCCTTTAGTATTTTGATTTAATTCATTTTCATCTCCTTTTCTATTCAGATTTCATATCCTCTACATTTTCATAATAATGAGAAAATCTAAAAGCAGCAACTCAGTAGCAAGATACTAGTCTTAGATCCTAGAACCAAATACCATTAATTAAAACCCGACTTAACCATGAACTGCTATACTCTCAATCTAGAGTACTTTCTCCTGGTTACTTACAATATACTATAAACTAAATGTGTTCTAGGGACATCAATCTTGGTTCGGTCAATAGTATCAATCTTGAGATACTGACACTTTTATCTCTCAATATATGAGCATGGAGAAACATCATGATTATATTCAGGGGCGAAGCTAAAAAAACATTTATGGGGGGCACAACTAAGCAATAGCAGATTAGGTCCTTGTGGAATTCCAAAAAGAGCGCATGAAGCGCCAAAATGTTTCTCAATTTTAAGTGAGGCATTTTGTCGAGCAATTGGCCAACCCATAACCATTGTGTGCTTAGCGTACATTCCCACCCTTTGTGCCATTTTAATTGTATCTTTAGAGTCAATATTGTTATAGTGAATAGGTAGATAACTTATATATGTTACAAGGCTAGGACGTCAAATTTGTTAGACATATGGGAGGAGGGAATTCTTCTTTGTGACTGCCAGAATCAACTACACAACTAAACAATTTTGTGTTATATCCGCCTCTTGGTGGTTTTGGATGAGGACCGAGTGATAGAGTTGGTGGTGGTGAGTTGATTATTGATCTACGTCATATCGAGCGACGGAAAGCGGCTGAGATTTAAGCAGGGCCCTGGGTCCTGCTCAGACCACCTTTTTTTTCCAAGCCAAAAATTTGAGGGGGGCACGCGCCCCCTCTGGCCCTTAATAAGATTCGCCCCtgattatattatatatatatatatatatatgcagagATTACAATTTAGTGTTGGCTCTTCCTAAAAAGTAATCTGGGTGCAGCATTCAATTTGGTTTTAATACTACTACTTCACTTGGGCCAAAGTAAGTATTAAAATGGAACACATTTGATGTTTTCTTCTGCGAAATTACTTGCTATGATATAGCATTATGAAAAGGGAAGCACATATCGCTTACATCATCCAACCTATGTCAGTTTATGACCAAACCAAAGAATGTATACTTCGTTAAGGAAACTCAGTCATGAGAACATTTAACAACTTGATTAAATAAATGaatcccatattttttttattgatgtaCCAAGAAAACCTGTCCTTTGAACTTGACGGAGAGTCCAAACTATTCAAAAGATCAAATAAGCATGAAAGGTATTCAAGCTCAAGCACTTACCAAATATGCTAAAAAACCCCTCCTTATTTTGGCTGATTATATCAGTTCCCCTTTCATTAGAAAGCAGATACGAGTTTAACCCATGCATCAAGCAAACTTGGTAACCTGGAGGATAAAAAACCAATTAGACTATAACTTACATCTACTCGAAGGATAAAAGTAATATAACACATACACCAAAAATAACATTGTACAGTACGATTATACCTACTAGAATTAGTGAGCCAAAAATGCCAGAATACTGCGTGGGAATATTAATTATGGATGTAAGAATTGATATCGCAGCAAGCGTGAAGAAGAAATTCCAGTGCACTCCATATTCCGCCACATGAAGCTACAATGTGTAAACATAACATGACAAAGCGGAAACATAAGAGCTGATAAGGAAATCAGGAAAagcataaaaatatataatatacgtgtgtgtgtgtgtgtgtgtattcagTTAATGGATCAAAAAGAGATTAATGCAGCATTGAACAACCTATTGAACACATTAAAGTATTGACATGACCACGATAAACATCAGTGTTTAGATGGACTGACTTGTTACAATAGAAGCTGAATGGAGTGGTCACCCTTCATTGTGAAATTGACTTAAACTGAAAACAAGACATGACACCAGTGAACATACCAAATTGACCTGATAACATGATAAACCTACCTGATAGTCCACACCTGTGGTAGAGAGAAGACGGGCAAACCCAAGGATGATTAGTGGACTAGCAGATTGAATAGCAGTCTTCCATGACCTTAACAAGCATAAACAGACAACATGCCATCAACATCATATTTTCACACAACAACAGGAGAATACTACACATGTGGCCAATGACTGGgagccacgtgtcattaaggggtccacgtggaaattcaaaaaaaaaaacaccaaaatttcaaaaaaaaccaaaagatttaaaaaaattaaaaattaaaaaaaaattaaaaaaaattaaaaattaaaaaaactaaacaaatgaaaaatgaCCTAGGGATGCAGGACTTCCCTTTCCTCCACCTGCACCaacccattttcttcttctcttcgacAGCCACCAAAGCTGATCTGAAAATCAGCACCACCACAATCATTGTCTACATGAGCTGCAGATCGACGGGGACTCAAGATGTGGGTAGGCAGGGCTtcgaataaaaaagaaaggaagtggGAGATTGGATTAAGTTTTCTGACGTCCAAATACCACATAGAAATTGCGGCATTAGATAGCGAGGAGAACATCTTTCTCGGCTCATCTCAAAGAATAACACACACCAAATCAAATCAAGTGCACGTTCAATACGATATTCAAAgcctttttttcttcaatttttttttttccaaataaaaaaagaaaaagataagatGCACCTAAACCCTTTCCTTTTCATCCCAAAAGCCAGAGCTTTCTTTTCCAGCGGATATGGCGGTGGCAGCGCAGGAGCAGGAGGAAACAGTGGGGGAAGGAGCCGGGGCCAATTCCAACAACTCTTTGTCCTCATTGGTTTCGGGATTCGAAGTTATGGGTATGTTTCTCAACGGATGGAACTGGAAGAGCAGCCGTGGCAGTAGATCTACGTTTTTGGCGGCGCACGGCGTCCTCGTGGTTGCCCAGCAGCTCAACAACTTCTCCAGCGTCAAGCTCAGCGATCCCTCCACCTTCCAAACGTTCAAAGTGATAATTTGGACGTTGGGTTATTGGGGTTTCTGcttttaggttttaaattttaaactttAAATTGGGTTGATCTGacgagagagaagggaggggaggtgaagagggtGGAGGAGAGGGAAGAGGTGGGTCGGGGAGGCGGAGGGAGGAGTGGGAGGGATCAGGGGAGTGAGGGAGTGAGGGTGCGAGAGAAGGGAGGTAGAAGGGAGGGAGGGTTGGGGAAGGTATGAGATGGcccaaaagattttttttttaaatgttttttaatttttaatttttaattttttcatttcCACATGGACtacttaatgacacgtggtgcccagtcattgtccacatgggcgtcacgtcatcagttaacgtaAGACTTAACATCCAAACTAATGGATATATGAGACTATcctaaaattaacactttaggtatgactctgggacgaaaaaaacttcatatactaaatgttgaaaccCACAAAACTTGAggatagtaaactgagattaaccctataatatatataatttcatcataaactacaaaatagaataatatatatattatgaagtattgaaacataatgaaaacatggggaacaagcatataatgtgtattcatttaagtattcaacaagtctcttgcaatttattgaaaaaaaataaaatgcaaaatgagagTTATCTATcttttgtctaagtgagtcaCAATCTAGGCAggtctaggcgggctaggcgggcgcctaggcggtTTAGGCGGGCACTTCAGCAGGTCTAGacgccctttcttaattttcaaacgcctaggcattaatcggggcggtgaccagctgcctagcgcctaggcggtgcttggtggggatttttagaacaatggttacatccaaaacaacaaaattataAATGACTAACCTTGATGATATATTTCGTGCTTGCCGGGAAACTAATGAATTTGCTATGACAAATGAGCCAACCCCAAGATCCATCTGACATATTCATGTatggaaaaaatttaaaagaggTCATTTCTCAATTTAATTTCCTCAACAGATATTGATTGAGTAGATATGTTTATGTTCAGCACATTTGACGTAGGTCTCAAAGAAAACAGAATATctaaatcacaaaatataaattaagaGAAAGTAATATAAGGGCACAGgaataaagaagaaaaagaagtgaTAGAAAGAATATGATCCAAAGTAATTCCACAATTCTTCATTTCAAACAAAACTTGGAACTAGTACCAGAGAACCAGTGAGTGTCAGTAACTTATGATTGCGTCCCTAAGTCTTGTCCTATATTGGCTATTGATAAATAATGAAAGAATTATTCAAGAGGGTATTGCTATCAAACAAAATTCAGACAGAATTAAAAGTTCGCTGCAGATTGGAAACTACTCATCAGTTGATGGCAACCCAGAAGAAAACGATGGTAATCGAACAGATGTTAAACATATGTTATTTGACTTCTCAATTTGAAGAGTAAGGTGGTACAAGATATACTGTAATGACACTACAACAATGGGCTTAAGAAGACTACAATTGCGTTCCATATTGCTTGCAAATTCTTACCCAGCCAGTACCATAAGTCTCAGTCTTGGCATATCTTCTAGGGAATATTGTGAAGTCAACAGCCAAGATACAGACGCATGTTATGATCATCTGCAGCAATTACTtttgttcacatgaaaaaattgtaaaagTTACAGGAAAGTTTTTATAGTAAAAAATTAAACTACGCAGACCTAAGTGAAACTGCATACCGTAGCGACTCTGTAAGATGAAAAAGTTTGCCTTATAGAAAAGGGATCTTCCTTCAAAGTAGAATAGGAACCAAACCTACATTTAACCGCATGCAACTGTGAATTAGTATACTATATCCAAGCATAAAAATGCTCTGCTACTCATTCAAACATCTTCTAGCATTGTGAACATGGCATGAATGACTCCTCGTGATGAGGGGAATACTAAAAGCAGTATCATACTACCTTTTGGCTGCAATACTGAAAAGTAGTAACAATATCAACAAAGTTGCCCAGATATACATCCACTCTGCCAAAACCTGACATGAGTTATGATCATAGTGAATATTATAGGACATGTATCCCTATATAAGAAATAATGTGACCACAACAGGAGACCCATCTACAGAATATACAGTTAGAAACTATAAAGGTTAAGACACTTTGACGATTCATGGGCAACAGCCCTGCTTACAGAAGCTTAAAAAGTAGTGGGGAAAAAAGGATTGCAGTCTCCACTCCAAAGATTACCACTTGGATCCTTCCTAGTTTTTATAATTAGTCAAGTAAAGAACACTTACAGTGTAAACTAAGATGATTGGAACTATAATGAGAAGAAAATCAAGAGACATTGAAGCCATGTAAGCTGCCCATCCCTTAGAACCAACTACTGCATCATCATTTTTCTTCGATACAACATCTATTGGTAAAACAATCACATGAAAAAGATTAATATCAGACAAAAAATCACATGAAAATGATTAATATCAGAAACACAAACATATTAGCTGCAATGCACATCAAACAAGCTTGGGGATGAGAAGCTTATGGTAAAGTGAAGGGATCCGGTACAAATGCTAAATTAAATTACTCCATTTTGGTGCCAAACTGTGACCGCTAacacgcgcacacacacaggaatgcagcaacaacaacaacaccaacaccaacaccaacaccaacaaCAAGTTTACAGAAGCAATGTTTAGTTCAATAACCAAACAATTACAAGACCATATTTTGGTAAGTTGAGAAtaa of Malus sylvestris chromosome 6, drMalSylv7.2, whole genome shotgun sequence contains these proteins:
- the LOC126627117 gene encoding uncharacterized protein At4g17910 isoform X2, with the protein product MDSLPNTFNPNKRLKEEFVSNLSGSSMMEIAALTTIIPILILLRHSVGSHRAVDVVSKKNDDAVVGSKGWAAYMASMSLDFLLIIVPIILVYTVLAEWMYIWATLLILLLLFSIAAKRFGSYSTLKEDPFSIRQTFSSYRVATMIITCVCILAVDFTIFPRRYAKTETYGTGWMDLGVGSFVIANSLVSRQARNISSRSWKTAIQSASPLIILGFARLLSTTGVDYQLHVAEYGVHWNFFFTLAAISILTSIINIPTQYSGIFGSLILVGYQVCLMHGLNSYLLSNERGTDIISQNKEGFFSIFGYWGMYLVGVQLGNFLLFNYHSSATMGSNKWATIRVWILSLLLWLLTVIIDRHVERVSRRMCNLAYVTLVLAVNLQVLAIFLLSDFLPGSKTSVLEEAYNRNLLGTFLLANLLTGLVNLMVETLFASAVKALFILIAYTFSTTFIIGLLDYCGIRLKFW
- the LOC126627117 gene encoding uncharacterized protein At4g17910 isoform X1 yields the protein MDSLPNTFNPNKRLKEEFVSNLSGSSMMEIAALTTIIPILILLRHSVGSHRAVDVVSKKNDDAVVGSKGWAAYMASMSLDFLLIIVPIILVYTVLAEWMYIWATLLILLLLFSIAAKRFGSYSTLKEDPFSIRQTFSSYRVATMIITCVCILAVDFTIFPRRYAKTETYGTGWMDLGVGSFVIANSLVSRQARNISSRSALVAVEEKKKMGWCRWRKGKSCIPRSWKTAIQSASPLIILGFARLLSTTGVDYQLHVAEYGVHWNFFFTLAAISILTSIINIPTQYSGIFGSLILVGYQVCLMHGLNSYLLSNERGTDIISQNKEGFFSIFGYWGMYLVGVQLGNFLLFNYHSSATMGSNKWATIRVWILSLLLWLLTVIIDRHVERVSRRMCNLAYVTLVLAVNLQVLAIFLLSDFLPGSKTSVLEEAYNRNLLGTFLLANLLTGLVNLMVETLFASAVKALFILIAYTFSTTFIIGLLDYCGIRLKFW
- the LOC126627117 gene encoding uncharacterized protein At4g17910 isoform X3 yields the protein MYIWATLLILLLLFSIAAKRFGSYSTLKEDPFSIRQTFSSYRVATMIITCVCILAVDFTIFPRRYAKTETYGTGWMDLGVGSFVIANSLVSRQARNISSRSALVAVEEKKKMGWCRWRKGKSCIPRSWKTAIQSASPLIILGFARLLSTTGVDYQLHVAEYGVHWNFFFTLAAISILTSIINIPTQYSGIFGSLILVGYQVCLMHGLNSYLLSNERGTDIISQNKEGFFSIFGYWGMYLVGVQLGNFLLFNYHSSATMGSNKWATIRVWILSLLLWLLTVIIDRHVERVSRRMCNLAYVTLVLAVNLQVLAIFLLSDFLPGSKTSVLEEAYNRNLLGTFLLANLLTGLVNLMVETLFASAVKALFILIAYTFSTTFIIGLLDYCGIRLKFW